One segment of Nomia melanderi isolate GNS246 chromosome 10, iyNomMela1, whole genome shotgun sequence DNA contains the following:
- the RFeSP gene encoding Rieske iron-sulfur protein isoform X1: MNVVAKSANMSPLLKSATTVVSVGLRPTAGSGIVLKRKTVVKPTVTLMVNHSISDNLLSGPLRVSSGITGATQTLQKRLAHTDIQWPDFTPYRIVTDPTSKSKESAPARKTYAYIASAGAGICGAYMAKSVVSGLLNSMSASKDVLAMAKIEVDLRTIPEGKSAVFKWRGKPLFVRHRSASEIQKESQVDVASLRDPQSDAERVKQPEWLVVIGVCTHLGCIPIANSGDFGGYYCPCHGSHYDASGRIRKGPAPLNLEVPEYEMTGDILVVG; encoded by the exons ATGAACGTGGTGGCAAAATCGGCGAACATGTCGCCGCTTTTAAAGTCGGCGACAACTGTTGTTTCCGTTGGACTCCGACCCACAGCTGGTAGTGGTATTGTTTTGAAACGTAAAACTGTCGTTAAACCTACCGTCACCCTAATGGTTAATCACAGTATTTCTGATAATCTTTTATCTGGACCTTTACGTGTAAGCTCAGGAATCACAG GTGCGACCCAAACATTGCAAAAAAGATTAGCTCATACGGATATTCAATGGCCTGATTTTACACCATATCGTATAGTAACAGATCCAACAAGTAAATCTAAAGAAAGTGCACCTGCACGAAAAACATATGCATACATTGCATCTGCGG GCGCTGGAATTTGCGGTGCATATATGGCAAAGTCAGTTGTAAGTGGTTTATTAAACTCCATGAGTGCTTCCAAAGATGTATTAGCTATGGCTAAAATAGAGGTAGATCTTCGAACCATTCCCGAAGGAAAGAGTGCTGTGTTCAAATGGCGTGGTAAACCTTTGTTTGTAAGACAcag gTCAGCAAGTGAAATTCAAAAGGAATCACAGGTAGATGTTGCATCTCTTCGGGACCCACAGTCTGATGCAGAACGTGTAAAGCAACCAGAATGGTTGGTTGTTATTGGAGTATGCACACATTTAGGATGTATTCCAATTGCAAATTCTGGTGACTTTGGTGGTTACTATTGTCCTTGCCATGGATCACATTATGATGCTAGTGGAAGGATTAGGAAAGGACCGGCACCTTTAAACTTGGAAGTTCCAGAGTATGAGATGACTGGTGATATATTAGTTGTTGGTTAA
- the RFeSP gene encoding Rieske iron-sulfur protein isoform X2, producing MNVVAKSANMSPLLKSATTVVSVGLRPTAGATQTLQKRLAHTDIQWPDFTPYRIVTDPTSKSKESAPARKTYAYIASAGAGICGAYMAKSVVSGLLNSMSASKDVLAMAKIEVDLRTIPEGKSAVFKWRGKPLFVRHRSASEIQKESQVDVASLRDPQSDAERVKQPEWLVVIGVCTHLGCIPIANSGDFGGYYCPCHGSHYDASGRIRKGPAPLNLEVPEYEMTGDILVVG from the exons ATGAACGTGGTGGCAAAATCGGCGAACATGTCGCCGCTTTTAAAGTCGGCGACAACTGTTGTTTCCGTTGGACTCCGACCCACAGCTG GTGCGACCCAAACATTGCAAAAAAGATTAGCTCATACGGATATTCAATGGCCTGATTTTACACCATATCGTATAGTAACAGATCCAACAAGTAAATCTAAAGAAAGTGCACCTGCACGAAAAACATATGCATACATTGCATCTGCGG GCGCTGGAATTTGCGGTGCATATATGGCAAAGTCAGTTGTAAGTGGTTTATTAAACTCCATGAGTGCTTCCAAAGATGTATTAGCTATGGCTAAAATAGAGGTAGATCTTCGAACCATTCCCGAAGGAAAGAGTGCTGTGTTCAAATGGCGTGGTAAACCTTTGTTTGTAAGACAcag gTCAGCAAGTGAAATTCAAAAGGAATCACAGGTAGATGTTGCATCTCTTCGGGACCCACAGTCTGATGCAGAACGTGTAAAGCAACCAGAATGGTTGGTTGTTATTGGAGTATGCACACATTTAGGATGTATTCCAATTGCAAATTCTGGTGACTTTGGTGGTTACTATTGTCCTTGCCATGGATCACATTATGATGCTAGTGGAAGGATTAGGAAAGGACCGGCACCTTTAAACTTGGAAGTTCCAGAGTATGAGATGACTGGTGATATATTAGTTGTTGGTTAA